One genomic window of Gossypium hirsutum isolate 1008001.06 chromosome D11, Gossypium_hirsutum_v2.1, whole genome shotgun sequence includes the following:
- the LOC107945971 gene encoding probable serine/threonine-protein kinase WNK9 has protein sequence MNGLLHLEEPDCSEFVEVDPTGRYGRYNEILGKGASKTVYRAFDEYEGIEVAWNQVKLYDFLQSPEDLERLYCEIHLLKTLKHKNIMKFYTSWVDTANRNINFVTEMFTSGTLRQYRLKHKRVNIRAVKHWCRQILRGLLYLHSHDPPVIHRDLKCDNIFVNGNQGEVKIGDLGLAAILRKSHAAHCVGTPEFMAPEVYEEAYNELVDIYSFGMCILEMVTFEYPYSECTHPAQIYKKVISGRKPDALYKVKDPEVRQFVEKCLATVSLRLSARELLNDPFLQIDDCEYDLRQLEYGRELDEVGPLIRLPDLEFHHNSSSYSNGYKNGYGYETPNEWGYHPAEIEPSGIELFKYQEDEHAANVDISIKGKMGNDGGIFLRLRIVDKEGRIRNIYFPFDVETDTALSVATEMVSELDITDQDVTKIADMIDGEIASLVPGWRRGPGIDESPRFSNQNFCHNCASNRTSTGSLLDFLTHNGGVKDSRVLQCCRTGCASMHGRFEEITFQVEESEHCVTDGAPNESSQSDNLHYQEIWDQHENHELRQRNSDEEFDKSDQSFLANGDKEVREEKKIQSPNRNSIQCLTSSRSFSEVHSLYCDLSDNYENEVQQELRWLKAKYQMELRELRDQQQLGIVSDSSNCSNKAKNRNNDIPPLSTFAPNKHFNSDFHDNKNKRCPDSANRGGRYRKPAESPRVKEMVTAQNFCTGSLLPQSLHRTTSLPVDAVDI, from the exons ATGAATGGTCTTTTACATCTTGAAGAACCAGATTGTTCTGAGTTTGTTGAAGTTGATCCAACTGGAAGATATGGCAGA TACAATGAAATCCTTGGAAAAGGAGCTTCAAAGACAGT TTATAGAGCATTTGATGAGTATGAAGGGATTGAAGTTGCTTGGAACCAAGTCAAACTTTATGATTTTCTTCAAAGCCCTGAAGATCTTGAAAGACTGTATTGTGAGATTCATCTCCTTAAGACATTGAAGCACAAGAATATTATGAAGTTCTATACTTCTTGGGTTGACACCGCCAATAGGAACATTAATTTTGTCACTGAAATGTTCACTTCTGGAACTTTAAGACA GTATAGGCTAAAGCATAAGAGAGTGAACATTAGAGCAGTGAAGCATTGGTGTAGGCAGATCTTGAGAGGCCTTCTTTATCTCCATAGCCATGATCCCCCTGTGATTCATAGAGATCTTAAATGTGACAATATTTTTGTCAATGGCAACCAAGGAGAAGTTAAGATCGGCGATCTCGGCCTTGCTGCGATTCTCCGCAAATCTCATGCTGCTCATTGTGTTG GAACACCAGAGTTTATGGCTCCAGAGGTTTACGAAGAAGCCTACAATGAATTAGTTGACATTTATTCGTTCGGAATGTGCATTTTAGAAATGGTTACTTTCGAGTATCCTTATAGCGAATGCACCCATCCGGCTCAAATCTACAAGAAAGTTATCTCC GGTAGAAAACCAGATGCTTTGTATAAAGTTAAGGATCCGGAAGTCCGACAATTTGTTGAGAAATGTTTGGCAACTGTGTCTTTGAGGCTATCTGCGAGAGAGTTGTTAAATGACCCTTTTCTACAGATTGATGattgtgaatatgatttgagacAACTAGAATATGGGAGGGAACTTGATGAAGTTGGTCCTCTCATTAGGCTACCGGATCTCGAGTTTCATCACAATAGTAGTTCTTATAGTAACGGATACAAGAATGGTTATGGTTACGAAACACCAAATGAATGGGGGTATCATCCTGCTGAAATTGAACCAAGTGGAATCGAGCTTTTTAAATATCAAGAGGATGAACATGCTGCAAATGTAGACATAAGCATCAAGGGGAAGATGGGAAATGATGGTGGTATCTTTTTGAGACTTCGGATTGTCGATAAAGAAG GTCGTATTAGAAACATATATTTCCCATTCGATGTTGAAACTGATACAGCATTGAGTGTTGCTACTGAAATGGTTTCAGAATTGGATATCACTGACCAAGATGTGACTAAAATAGCCGATATGATCGATGGAGAAATTGCTTCCTTAGTACCTGGTTGGAGACGAGGGCCGGGAATTGATGAATCACCGCGCTTTTCGAATCAGAACTTTTGTCACAATTGTGCTTCGAACCGTACATCTACCGGCTCCCTCTTAGATTTTTTGACACATAATGGAGGTGTCAAAGACTCGCGAGTTCTTCAGTGTTGTAGAACTGGATGTGCTTCAATGCATGGCCGGTTTGAAGAGATTACTTTTCAAGTTGAGGAATCCGAGCATTGTGTGACAGATGGTGCACCGAACGAGTCAAGCCAGTCGGACAATTTGCATTACCAGGAAATATGGGATCAGCACGAAAATCATGAACTTAGACAGAGAAATTCAGACGAAGAGTTTGATAAATCAGATCAATCATTCTTGGCAAATGGTGATAAAGAAgttagagaagaaaagaaaatccaATCTCCTAACAGAAATTCAATCCAATGTTTGACAAGCTCTCGGTCTTTCTCTGAAGTTCATTCATTATACTGTGATCTCTCCGACAATTACGAGAATGAAGTCCAACAGGAACTGAGATGGCTTAAAGCAAAGTACCAGATGGAATTAAGAGAACTTAGAGATCAACAACAATTAGGAATTGTATCAGACTCTTCAAACTGCAGTAACAAAGCCAAGAACAGGAACAATGACATTCCGCCATTATCGACTTTTGCCCCTAACAAGCATTTTAACTCAGATTTCCATGATAATAAGAATAAGAGGTGCCCCGATTCAGCTAACCGAGGGGGCCGGTATCGCAAACCGGCAGAATCTCCAAGAGTTAAGGAGATGGTCACTGCTCAAAATTTCTGTACTGGATCACTGCTTCCACAATCTCTTCATAGAACAACTTCCCTTCCAGTTGATGCTGTTGATATATAA